A stretch of the Onychomys torridus chromosome 23, mOncTor1.1, whole genome shotgun sequence genome encodes the following:
- the Hspd1 gene encoding 60 kDa heat shock protein, mitochondrial — protein MLRLPTVLRQMRPVSRVLAPHLTRAYAKDVKFGADARALMLQGVDLLADAVAVTMGPKGRTVIIEQSWGSPKVTKDGVTVAKSIDLKDKYKNIGAKLVQDVANNTNEEAGDGTTTATVLARSIAKEGFEKISKGANPVEIRRGVMLAVDAVIAELKKQSKPVTTPEEIAQVATISANGDKDIGNIISDAMKKVGRKGVITVKDGKTLNDELEIIEGMKFDRGYISPYFINTSKGQKCEFQDAYVLLSEKKISSVQSIVPALEIANAHRKPLVIIAEDVDGEALSTLVLNRLKVGLQVVAVKAPGFGDNRKNQLKDMAIATGGAVFGEEGLNLNLEDVQAHDLGKVGEVIVTKDDAMLLKGKGDKAQIEKRIQEITEQLDITTSEYEKEKLNERLAKLSDGVAVLKVGGTSDVEVNEKKDRVTDALNATRAAVEEGIVLGGGCALLRCIPALDSLKPSNDDQKIGIEIIKRALKIPAMTIAKNAGVEGSLIVEKIMQSSSEVGYDAMLGDFVNMVEKGIIDPTKVVRTALLDAAGVASLLTTAEAVVTEIPKEEKDPGMGAMGGMGGGMGGGMF, from the exons ATGCTTCGACTACCCACAGTCCTTCGCCAGATGAGACCAGTGTCCCGGGTACTGGCTCCTCATCTCACTCGGGCCTATGCCAAAGATGTCAAATTTGGTGCGGATGCTCGAGCCTTAATGCTTCAAGGTGTAGACCTTCTAGCCGATGCCGTAGCTGTTACAATGGGGCCAAAG GGAAGAACAGTGATTATTGAACAGAGTTGGGGAAGCCCCAAAGTAACAAAGGACGGGGTCACTGTTGCAAAGTCAATTGACTTAAaggataaatacaaaaatatcgGAGCTAAACTTGTTCAAGATGTTGCCAATAACACAAATGAAGAGGCTGGAGATGGCACCACCACTGCTACTGTTCTGGCACGTTCTATTGCCAAGGAGGGCTTTGAGAAGATCAGCAAAGGGGCTAATCCAGTAGAAATCCGGCGAG GTGTCATGCTGGCTGTTGATGCTGTAATTGCTGAACTGAAAAAGCAATCTAAACCTGTGACAACACCTGAAGAGATTGCTCAG GTTGCTACAATTTCTGCAAATGGAGACAAAGACATTGGAAACATCATTTCTGATGCAATGAAAAAAGTTGGAAGAAAGGGCGTCATCACAGTGAAG GATGGAAAAACACTGAATGATGAATTAGAGATTATTGAAGGCATGAAGTTTGACAGAGGATATATTTCCCCATATTTTATTAACACATCAAAAG GTCAAAAGTGTGAGTTCCAAGACGCCTATGTTCTGTTGAGTGAAAAGAAGATTTCTAGTGTCCAGTCCATTGTCCCTGCTCTGGAAATTGCTAATGCTCATCGGAAGCCCTTGGTCATAATTGCTGAAGATGTGGATGGAGAAGCGCTAAGCACACTGGTTTTGAACAG GCTAAAAGTTGGTCTCCAGGTTGTGGCGGTCAAAGCTCCAGGGTTTGGGGACAATAGGAAGAACCAGCTGAAAGACATGGCTATTGCCACTGGTGGTGCG GTATTTGGAGAAGAGGGGCTGAATCTAAATCTCGAAGACGTTCAAGCTCATGACTTAGGAAAAGTTGGAGAGGTCATTGTCACCAAAGATGATGCCATGCTTTTGAAGGGGAAAGGTGACAAGGCTCAAATTGAGAAACGCATTCAAGAAATCACTGAGCAGCTAGACATCACAACGAGTGAATATGAAAAGGAGAAGCTGAATGAGCGGCTTGCCAAACTCTCTGATGGAGTAGCCGTGTTGAAG GTTGGAGGAACGAGTGATGTTGAAgtgaatgagaagaaagacagagttaCAGACGCTCTCAATGCTACAAGAGCAGCAGTTGAAGAAGGCATTGTTCTAGGAGGGGGCTGCGCTCTGCTTCGGTGCATCCCAGCCTTGGATTCCTTAAAGCCTTCTAATGACGATCAGAAAATAG GTATAGAAATTATTAAAAGAGCACTCAAAATTCCTGCAATGACTATTGCCAAGAATGCAGGTGTTGAAGGGTCTTTGATAGTTGAGAAAATTATGCAGAGTTCCTCAGAAGTTGGTTATGATGCTATGCTCGGAGACTTTGTGAACATGGTGGAAAAGGGAATCATTGATCCAACAAAG GTTGTGAGAACTGCTTTGCTGGATGCTGCTGGGGTCGCCTCTTTGCTAACTACAGCAGAAGCTGTAGTGACCGAAATTCCTAAAGAAGAGAAGGACCCTGGAATGGGCGCCATGGGTGGAATGGGAGGGGGTATGGGAGGTGGTATGTTCTAA
- the Hspe1 gene encoding 10 kDa heat shock protein, mitochondrial encodes MKPAWPRRGLDWRAERGRACGVAARLASWARRARPRAGGSRPWPPRTPRLAYLRGGGGGGGGGCGGSARGEAGRRRRVRDRAQGAHRNEPQSPPSAPPRPSPALGSALSRHRTLVPGPGSLLEPSGKGAALPPPPRPPAGGPRVKWRHFREEEEEEDEGLVLSPRPASWKSLESAPLFLPPPAGPPPHPVPAPAPVGGLRGAVATNRRTRCRGRPLARSGADCACALPGLLFHVSPLAGPQDSPCSGGRGCRVRAAAARVMAGQAFRKFLPLFDRVLVERSAAETVTKGGIMLPEKSQGKVLQATVVAVGSGAKGKGGEIQPVSVKVGDKVLLPEYGGTKVVLDDKDYFLFRDGDILGKYVD; translated from the exons ATGAAGCCCGCGTGGCCCCGCCGGGGCCTGGACTGGCGAGCCGAGCGGGGCCGGGCCTGCGGCGTGGCTGCCAGGCTTGCCTCCTGGGCCCGCCGTGCTCGGCCCCGTGCTGGGGGAAGCAGGCCGTGGCCACCACGCACGCCGAGGCTCGCGTACCtgcggggcggcggcggcggcggcggcggcggctgcggcgggAGCGCACGAGGCGAAGCAGGCCGTCGGCGGCGAGTGAGGGACCGAGCGCAGGGCGCGCACCGCAATGAGCCCCAGTCCCCTCCCTCCGCCCCTccgcg CCCCAGCCCGGCGCTGGGCTCGGCCCTCTCCCGCCACCGTACGCTCGTTCCCGGGCCGGGCTCCCTTCTAGAACCTTCCGGAAAAGGCGCCgcgcttcccccccccccccggccccccgCGGGCGGGCCAAGGGTCAAGTGGCGTCACTtccgggaggaggaggaggaggaggacgaagGGCTCGTTCTCTCACCTCGGCCGGCCTCCTGGAAAAGCCTAGAAAGTGCGCCCCTTTTCCTTCCGCCTCCCGCGGGTCCCCCCCCTCACCCcgtccccgcccccgcccccgtcGGCGGCCTGCGCGGGGCCGTGGCCACCAATCGGCGCACGCGCTGCCGCGGCCGCCCCCTCGCACGCTCCGGCGCCGACTGCGCCTGCGCGCTGCCGGGTCTCCTTTTTCACGTGTCCCCCCTCGCCGGCCCGCAGGACTCTCCTTGCAGCGGCGGCCGCGGGTGCAGAGTCCGAGCTGCGGCGGCACGCGTCATG GCAGGACAGGCTTTCCGAAAGTTTCTCCCGCTCTTCGACAGAGTGTTGGTTGAAAGGAGTGCCGCGGAAACCGTGACCAAAGGCGGCATCATGCTTCCGGAAAAGTCCCAAGGAAAAGTCCTGCAAGCCACCGTAGTGGCCGTGGGGTCGGGCGCCAAAGGCAAG GGTGGAGAGATCCAGCCAGTCAGTGTGAAAGTCGGAGACAAAGTTCTTCTCCCTGAGTACGGAGGCACCAAAGTAGTTCTAGACGACAAG